In bacterium, one DNA window encodes the following:
- a CDS encoding response regulator — protein MPYNILLVDDDKDFCGEFREFFSGYRVITAADGEEALAILKKPHEIDLVILDVNLPGLHGIQVLKRIKQSSPSPHVVILTGYGSKNIVIGALKGEADDYLEKPLDAEKTKLIIENLRRAAGGKRNLDSEDMAGKIERIKLFLKRNRHKKVTLDDVAGLVCLSPKYVSRVFRETTGEGFNEYKLRLKIEQAREWLRDSGHNVASIAYSLGYLNPESFIRIFKKNTGMTPSDYRNRAGRTKQARGNRPKR, from the coding sequence ATGCCCTACAACATACTGCTGGTCGACGACGACAAGGATTTCTGCGGGGAGTTCCGGGAGTTTTTCAGCGGATACCGGGTGATCACGGCCGCCGACGGCGAGGAAGCTCTGGCGATCCTGAAAAAACCGCACGAGATCGACCTGGTCATCCTGGACGTGAACCTCCCCGGCCTCCACGGCATCCAGGTCCTGAAGCGGATCAAGCAGTCTTCCCCCTCCCCTCACGTCGTCATCCTCACCGGTTACGGCTCCAAGAACATCGTGATCGGGGCCCTCAAGGGGGAAGCCGACGATTACCTGGAGAAGCCGCTGGACGCGGAAAAAACCAAGCTCATCATCGAAAACCTTCGCCGCGCCGCCGGCGGGAAGAGGAACCTCGATTCCGAGGATATGGCCGGCAAGATCGAACGGATCAAACTCTTTCTGAAAAGGAACCGGCATAAAAAAGTAACCCTCGACGACGTGGCCGGGCTGGTTTGCCTGAGCCCGAAATACGTCAGCCGCGTATTCAGAGAGACGACCGGAGAAGGTTTCAACGAGTACAAGCTCCGCCTCAAGATCGAACAGGCCCGGGAGTGGCTGCGGGATTCCGGCCACAACGTCGCCTCCATCGCTTACTCGCTCGGCTACCTGAATCCGGAATCGTTCATCCGGATCTTCAAAAAAAACACGGGCATGACTCCCTCCGATTATCGGAACCGGGCCGGACGGACGAAACAAGCTCGGGGAAACCGTCCGAAGCGATGA